A DNA window from Canis lupus dingo isolate Sandy chromosome 2, ASM325472v2, whole genome shotgun sequence contains the following coding sequences:
- the VWA5B1 gene encoding von Willebrand factor A domain-containing protein 5B1 isoform X3, giving the protein MPGLLNQITGAALPLTASDVTSFVSGYALGLTASLTYGNLEAQPFQGLFVYPLDEYTTVIGFEAVIADRVVTVQIKDKAKMDSGHFEGTRIRATTVTGNNLQEGVSVIPPSCTPGRVALDEDLERILFVVNLGTIAPMENVTIFVSTSSELPTLPSGAVRVLLPAVCTPTVPQFCTESMGPSTQQAQGKDKHCFGIRTLDSWNKLCLATLLDTDVSNPMEYEFNFQLEIRGPCLLAGVESPTHEIRADAAPSARSAKSIIITLANRHTFDRPVEILIHPSVGSPPHREDPAPKPRPPGIALTFGQVPRVDLISAEPHMPHVLMEKGDMTLGEFEQHLKGRMDFIKGMKKDSSAERQTEIIRKRLHKDIPHHSVIMLNFCPDLQSVQPNLRKTHGEFIFLIDRSGSMSGTNIHRVKDAMLVALKSLMPACLFNVIGFGSTFKTLFPSSQTYSEESVAMACDNIQRMRADMGGTNILSPLKWIIRQPVHRGHPRLLFLITDGAVNNTGKVLELVRNHAFSTRCYSFGIGPNVCHRLVRGLATVSKGSAEFLVEGERLQPKMIKSLKKAMAPVLSDVTVEWVFPETTEVLISPVSTSSLFPGERLVGYGIVCDASLYISHPRSDKRRRYSMLHSQGSSSSVFYHSQDEGPSPDGRNCAKSVGEHFNLRQPKDAQPSTRDSTTNPGLDFSQRRRAYSTNQITNHKPSPRAPTASDPTVPARRYPLRKAKLQDLTNQTSTDAPWWQIDLQPLLNSGPDLSQGPKLRGPGARRPSLLPQGCQPSLASNQETHTWSPMKELDLGSNLKPASGSRSPGDLEPSHHPSTYETETSSDWEPPAGAETEEPINPGRPPTPGPVLGKAVVKGLRDSQRLQWEVTFELGPPGPERGRAHDADLWSETFHHLAARAIIRDFEQLAEREGEIEQGSSRRYQVNAVHTSKACNVISKYTAFVPVDMSKSRYLPTVVGYPNSGAAWRMVNSQVLTRQWRGPAAGFGPSQTLLGEDSAAGDGRFQNLYVEESPTAPFGETTSPGRDKYAAAEGPLRSLATNTLSSLKASETLFGSRLNLNKSRLLSRAAKGFLSKPLTKAPESTPGSQSFDYVPLVSLQLASGAFLLNQAFCEAIHIPMEKLKWTSPFTCHRVPLTARQPESKTPSPQLCTSLSARHPSCDGFSPEPLAEGKPGWEPRAVIEHTGKLWATVVALAWLEHSSASYFVEWELVAAKANSWLEQQEVPEGRTRGTLKAAARQLFVLLRHWDENLEFNMLCYNPNYV; this is encoded by the exons GGAACAATCTGCAAGAGGGGGTCTCTGTCATCCCGCCTTCCTGCACACCAGGGAGGGTGGCTTTGGATGAGGATTTGGAGCGGATCCTGTTCGTGGTCAACCTGGGGACCATTGCGCCCATGGAGAACGTCACCATCTTCGTCAGCACCTCCTCGGAACTCCCAACGCTGCCCAGCGGGGCTGTGCGGGTCCTGCTGCCTGCTGTCTGCACCCCAACCGTGCCGCAGTTCTGCACCGAGAGCATGGGCCCCTCCACCCAACAGGCCCAAGG CAAAGACAAGCACTGCTTCGGCATCCGCACCCTGGATTCTTGGAACAAGCTGTGCCTGGCAACTCTCCTGGACACCGATGTGTCCAACCCCATGGAATACGAGTTCAACTTCCAGCTGGAGATCCGCGGGCCGTGCCTGCTCGCAG GGGTGGAGAGTCCCACCCATGAGATCCGAGCCGACGCTGCCCCGTCTGCACGATCCGCCAAGAGCATCATTATCAccttggccaacagacacaccTTCGACCGGCCCGTGGAGATCCTCATCCACCCCAGCG TCGGGAGTCCTCCCCATCGTGAAGATCCTGCTCCCAAACCAAGGCCCCCTGGCATTGCCCTCACATTCGGACAAGTGCCAAGAGTTGATCTCATCTCTGCAGAGCCCCACATGCCACACGTCCTGATGGAGAAAGGGGACATGACCCTGGGAGAGTTTGAACAGCACTTGAAGGGAAGAATGGATTTCATTAAAGGGATGAAGAAGGATAGCAGTGCAGAGAGACAG aCAGAAATCATCAGGAAACGCCTCCACAAGGACATTCCCCACCATTCTGTCATCATGCTCAACTTTTGCCCTGACCTCCAGTCAGTCCAGCCGAACCTGAGAAAGACCCATGGGGAGTTTATCTTCCTCATTGATCGGAGTGGCAGCATGAGTGGGACCAACATCCACCGCGTCAAG GATGCCATGCTGGTGGCTCTTAAGAGCCTCATGCCAGCCTGCCTCTTCAATGTCATTGGGTTTGGATCCACTTTTAAGACCCTCTTCCCTTCCAGTCAGACCTACAGTGAG GAGAGTGTGGCCATGGCCTGTGATAACATCCAGAGAATGCGTGCTGACATGGGTGGCACCAACATCCTTTCCCCACTCAAGTGGATCATCCGGCAGCCAGTGCACCGAGGCCACCCACGGCTTCTCTTCCTGATCACAGATGGTGCCGTCAACAACACTGGCAAGGTGCTAGAACTGGTGCGAAATCATGCCTTCTCCACCAG gtGCTATAGCTTTGGAATTGGACCCAACGTCTGCCACAGACTGGTGAGAGGGCTGGCAACTGTGTCCAAGGGCAGTGCTGAGTTTCTGGTGGAGGGGGAACGGCTACAACCGAAG ATGATCAAATCCCTGAAGAAGGCCATGGCCCCAGTCCTGAGTGATGTAACTGTGGAGTGGGTCTTCCCTGAGACCACCGAGGTCCTGATCTCGCCTGTCAGCACCAGCTCCCTCTTCCCCGGAGAGCGGCTGGTGGGATATGGCATTGTGTGTGATGCCTCTTTATACATCTCCCATCCCAGATCT gacAAGAGGAGACGATACAGCATGCTGCACTCTCAGGGGTCCAGCAGCTCCGTTTTCTACCACTCCCAGGATGAGGGGCCCAGCCCAGACGGCAGAAACTGTGCCAAGAGCGTGGGGGAACACTTCAACCTGAGGCAGCCCAAAGATGCCCAGCCATCCACCAGAGACTCCACCACTAATCCTG GTCTAGACTTCTCCCAGCGACGACGGGCATATAGCACCAACCAGATCACCAACCACAAGCCCTCCCCAAGGGCCCCCACAGCCAGTGATCCCACAGTGCCCGCCAGGAGATACCCACTTCGGAAAGCCAAGCTGCAGGACCTCACCAACCAGACCAGCACAGATGCCCCGTGGTGGCAGATTGATTTGCAG CCCTTGTTGAACAGTGGTCCGGACCTGAGCCAGGGCCCCAAACTCCGGGGCCCAGGGGCCCGCAGACCCTCTCTGCTGCCCCAAGGCTGccagcccagcctggcctccAACCAAGAGACCCACACCTGGAGCCCCATGAAAGAGCTGGATCTTGGGTCTAACCTGAAGCCTGCCTCAGGCAGCCGTAGCCCCGGGGACCTGG AGCCGTCCCATCACCCTTCCACTTACGAGACGGAGACGTCCTCGGACTGGGAGCCCCCCGCCGGGGCTGAGACCGAGGAGCCCATCAACCCCGGCAGGCCGCCCACCCCAGGCCCGGTGCTGGGCAAGGCCGTGGTCAAGGGCTTGCGCGACAGCCAACGTTTGCAGTGGGAAGTGACCTTTGAGTTGGGGCCCCCCGGCCCGGAGCGGGGACGGGCACACGACGCCGACCTGTGGAGCGAGACCTTCCACCACCTGGCGGCCCGCGCTATCATCCGGGACTTTGAGCAGCTGGCGGAGCGCGAGGGCGAGATCGAGCAAG GGTCCAGCCGCCGCTACCAGGTAAACGCTGTGCACACCAGCAAAGCCTGCAACGTCATCAGCAAGTATACAGCCTTTGTGCCTGTGGACATGAGCAAAAGCCGCTACCTGCCCACCGTGGTGGGGTACCCCAACTCTG GTGCTGCGTGGCGGATGGTCAACTCTCAGGTCCTGACCCGCCAGTGGAGGGGCCCCGCTGCTGGCTTCGGACCGTCTCAGACCCTGCTTGGGGAAGACTCGGCAGCAGGAGATGGCAGATTCCAGAACCTCT ATGTGGAGGAAAGCCCCACGGCACCCTTTGGCGAGACCACGTCCCCGGGCCGCGACAAGTACGCTGCTGCTGAAG GTCCCCTGCGCAGTCTGGCCACCAATACCCTTTCTTCCTTGAAGGCCTCGGAGACTCTCTTTGGATCCAG GCTCAATCTGAACAAGTCTCGGCTGCTGAGTCGAGCAGCCAAGGGCTTCCTGAGCAAGCCACTGACTAAGGCTCCGGAGTCAACCCCGGGGAGCCAGAGCTTCGACTACGTCCCGCTG GTGTCTCTGCAGCTGGCCTCCGGAGCCTTCCTGCTCAACCAAGCCTTCTGCGAGGCCATCCACATCCCCATGGAGAAGCTCAAGTGGACCTCGCCCTTCACCTGCCACCGAGTGCCCCTCACTGCCCGCCAGCCTGAGTCTAAGACCCCAAGTCCCCAGCTGTGCACCAGCCTCTCGGCCCGGCACCCCTCCTGTGACGGCTTCTCCCCGGAGCCTCTGGCAGAGGGCAAGCCGGGCTGGGAACCCAGGGCTGTCATAGAACACACAGGGAAGCTGTGGGCCACGGTGGTGGCGCTGGCGTGGCTGGAGCACAGCTCGGCCTCCTACTTTGTTGAGTGGGAGCTGGTGGCCGCCAAAGCCAACTCGTGGCTGGAGCAGCAGGAGGTGCCCGAGGGCCGCACGCGGGGTACGCTCAAGGCGGCTGCCCGGCAGCTGTTCGTGCTCCTGCGGCACTGGGACGAGAACCTGGAGTTCAATATGCTCTGCTATAACCCGAATTATGTGtag
- the VWA5B1 gene encoding von Willebrand factor A domain-containing protein 5B1 isoform X2 codes for MPGLLNQITGAALPLTASDVTSFVSGYALGLTASLTYGNLEAQPFQGLFVYPLDEYTTVIGFEAVIADRVVTVQIKDKAKMDSGHFEGTRIRATTVTGRVALDEDLERILFVVNLGTIAPMENVTIFVSTSSELPTLPSGAVRVLLPAVCTPTVPQFCTESMGPSTQQAQGKDKHCFGIRTLDSWNKLCLATLLDTDVSNPMEYEFNFQLEIRGPCLLAGVESPTHEIRADAAPSARSAKSIIITLANRHTFDRPVEILIHPSVGSPPHREDPAPKPRPPGIALTFGQVPRVDLISAEPHMPHVLMEKGDMTLGEFEQHLKGRMDFIKGMKKDSSAERQTEIIRKRLHKDIPHHSVIMLNFCPDLQSVQPNLRKTHGEFIFLIDRSGSMSGTNIHRVKDAMLVALKSLMPACLFNVIGFGSTFKTLFPSSQTYSEESVAMACDNIQRMRADMGGTNILSPLKWIIRQPVHRGHPRLLFLITDGAVNNTGKVLELVRNHAFSTRCYSFGIGPNVCHRLVRGLATVSKGSAEFLVEGERLQPKMIKSLKKAMAPVLSDVTVEWVFPETTEVLISPVSTSSLFPGERLVGYGIVCDASLYISHPRSDKRRRYSMLHSQGSSSSVFYHSQDEGPSPDGRNCAKSVGEHFNLRQPKDAQPSTRDSTTNPGLDFSQRRRAYSTNQITNHKPSPRAPTASDPTVPARRYPLRKAKLQDLTNQTSTDAPWWQIDLQHKNKPTTQKRRSRNKTNVHESLDRIKPLLNSGPDLSQGPKLRGPGARRPSLLPQGCQPSLASNQETHTWSPMKELDLGSNLKPASGSRSPGDLEPSHHPSTYETETSSDWEPPAGAETEEPINPGRPPTPGPVLGKAVVKGLRDSQRLQWEVTFELGPPGPERGRAHDADLWSETFHHLAARAIIRDFEQLAEREGEIEQGSSRRYQVNAVHTSKACNVISKYTAFVPVDMSKSRYLPTVVGYPNSGAAWRMVNSQVLTRQWRGPAAGFGPSQTLLGEDSAAGDGRFQNLYVEESPTAPFGETTSPGRDKYAAAEGPLRSLATNTLSSLKASETLFGSRLNLNKSRLLSRAAKGFLSKPLTKAPESTPGSQSFDYVPLVSLQLASGAFLLNQAFCEAIHIPMEKLKWTSPFTCHRVPLTARQPESKTPSPQLCTSLSARHPSCDGFSPEPLAEGKPGWEPRAVIEHTGKLWATVVALAWLEHSSASYFVEWELVAAKANSWLEQQEVPEGRTRGTLKAAARQLFVLLRHWDENLEFNMLCYNPNYV; via the exons GGAGGGTGGCTTTGGATGAGGATTTGGAGCGGATCCTGTTCGTGGTCAACCTGGGGACCATTGCGCCCATGGAGAACGTCACCATCTTCGTCAGCACCTCCTCGGAACTCCCAACGCTGCCCAGCGGGGCTGTGCGGGTCCTGCTGCCTGCTGTCTGCACCCCAACCGTGCCGCAGTTCTGCACCGAGAGCATGGGCCCCTCCACCCAACAGGCCCAAGG CAAAGACAAGCACTGCTTCGGCATCCGCACCCTGGATTCTTGGAACAAGCTGTGCCTGGCAACTCTCCTGGACACCGATGTGTCCAACCCCATGGAATACGAGTTCAACTTCCAGCTGGAGATCCGCGGGCCGTGCCTGCTCGCAG GGGTGGAGAGTCCCACCCATGAGATCCGAGCCGACGCTGCCCCGTCTGCACGATCCGCCAAGAGCATCATTATCAccttggccaacagacacaccTTCGACCGGCCCGTGGAGATCCTCATCCACCCCAGCG TCGGGAGTCCTCCCCATCGTGAAGATCCTGCTCCCAAACCAAGGCCCCCTGGCATTGCCCTCACATTCGGACAAGTGCCAAGAGTTGATCTCATCTCTGCAGAGCCCCACATGCCACACGTCCTGATGGAGAAAGGGGACATGACCCTGGGAGAGTTTGAACAGCACTTGAAGGGAAGAATGGATTTCATTAAAGGGATGAAGAAGGATAGCAGTGCAGAGAGACAG aCAGAAATCATCAGGAAACGCCTCCACAAGGACATTCCCCACCATTCTGTCATCATGCTCAACTTTTGCCCTGACCTCCAGTCAGTCCAGCCGAACCTGAGAAAGACCCATGGGGAGTTTATCTTCCTCATTGATCGGAGTGGCAGCATGAGTGGGACCAACATCCACCGCGTCAAG GATGCCATGCTGGTGGCTCTTAAGAGCCTCATGCCAGCCTGCCTCTTCAATGTCATTGGGTTTGGATCCACTTTTAAGACCCTCTTCCCTTCCAGTCAGACCTACAGTGAG GAGAGTGTGGCCATGGCCTGTGATAACATCCAGAGAATGCGTGCTGACATGGGTGGCACCAACATCCTTTCCCCACTCAAGTGGATCATCCGGCAGCCAGTGCACCGAGGCCACCCACGGCTTCTCTTCCTGATCACAGATGGTGCCGTCAACAACACTGGCAAGGTGCTAGAACTGGTGCGAAATCATGCCTTCTCCACCAG gtGCTATAGCTTTGGAATTGGACCCAACGTCTGCCACAGACTGGTGAGAGGGCTGGCAACTGTGTCCAAGGGCAGTGCTGAGTTTCTGGTGGAGGGGGAACGGCTACAACCGAAG ATGATCAAATCCCTGAAGAAGGCCATGGCCCCAGTCCTGAGTGATGTAACTGTGGAGTGGGTCTTCCCTGAGACCACCGAGGTCCTGATCTCGCCTGTCAGCACCAGCTCCCTCTTCCCCGGAGAGCGGCTGGTGGGATATGGCATTGTGTGTGATGCCTCTTTATACATCTCCCATCCCAGATCT gacAAGAGGAGACGATACAGCATGCTGCACTCTCAGGGGTCCAGCAGCTCCGTTTTCTACCACTCCCAGGATGAGGGGCCCAGCCCAGACGGCAGAAACTGTGCCAAGAGCGTGGGGGAACACTTCAACCTGAGGCAGCCCAAAGATGCCCAGCCATCCACCAGAGACTCCACCACTAATCCTG GTCTAGACTTCTCCCAGCGACGACGGGCATATAGCACCAACCAGATCACCAACCACAAGCCCTCCCCAAGGGCCCCCACAGCCAGTGATCCCACAGTGCCCGCCAGGAGATACCCACTTCGGAAAGCCAAGCTGCAGGACCTCACCAACCAGACCAGCACAGATGCCCCGTGGTGGCAGATTGATTTGCAG CACAAGAATAAACCCACAACACAGAAGAGAAggtccagaaataaaaccaatgtACATGAGAGCCTTGATAGGATAAAG CCCTTGTTGAACAGTGGTCCGGACCTGAGCCAGGGCCCCAAACTCCGGGGCCCAGGGGCCCGCAGACCCTCTCTGCTGCCCCAAGGCTGccagcccagcctggcctccAACCAAGAGACCCACACCTGGAGCCCCATGAAAGAGCTGGATCTTGGGTCTAACCTGAAGCCTGCCTCAGGCAGCCGTAGCCCCGGGGACCTGG AGCCGTCCCATCACCCTTCCACTTACGAGACGGAGACGTCCTCGGACTGGGAGCCCCCCGCCGGGGCTGAGACCGAGGAGCCCATCAACCCCGGCAGGCCGCCCACCCCAGGCCCGGTGCTGGGCAAGGCCGTGGTCAAGGGCTTGCGCGACAGCCAACGTTTGCAGTGGGAAGTGACCTTTGAGTTGGGGCCCCCCGGCCCGGAGCGGGGACGGGCACACGACGCCGACCTGTGGAGCGAGACCTTCCACCACCTGGCGGCCCGCGCTATCATCCGGGACTTTGAGCAGCTGGCGGAGCGCGAGGGCGAGATCGAGCAAG GGTCCAGCCGCCGCTACCAGGTAAACGCTGTGCACACCAGCAAAGCCTGCAACGTCATCAGCAAGTATACAGCCTTTGTGCCTGTGGACATGAGCAAAAGCCGCTACCTGCCCACCGTGGTGGGGTACCCCAACTCTG GTGCTGCGTGGCGGATGGTCAACTCTCAGGTCCTGACCCGCCAGTGGAGGGGCCCCGCTGCTGGCTTCGGACCGTCTCAGACCCTGCTTGGGGAAGACTCGGCAGCAGGAGATGGCAGATTCCAGAACCTCT ATGTGGAGGAAAGCCCCACGGCACCCTTTGGCGAGACCACGTCCCCGGGCCGCGACAAGTACGCTGCTGCTGAAG GTCCCCTGCGCAGTCTGGCCACCAATACCCTTTCTTCCTTGAAGGCCTCGGAGACTCTCTTTGGATCCAG GCTCAATCTGAACAAGTCTCGGCTGCTGAGTCGAGCAGCCAAGGGCTTCCTGAGCAAGCCACTGACTAAGGCTCCGGAGTCAACCCCGGGGAGCCAGAGCTTCGACTACGTCCCGCTG GTGTCTCTGCAGCTGGCCTCCGGAGCCTTCCTGCTCAACCAAGCCTTCTGCGAGGCCATCCACATCCCCATGGAGAAGCTCAAGTGGACCTCGCCCTTCACCTGCCACCGAGTGCCCCTCACTGCCCGCCAGCCTGAGTCTAAGACCCCAAGTCCCCAGCTGTGCACCAGCCTCTCGGCCCGGCACCCCTCCTGTGACGGCTTCTCCCCGGAGCCTCTGGCAGAGGGCAAGCCGGGCTGGGAACCCAGGGCTGTCATAGAACACACAGGGAAGCTGTGGGCCACGGTGGTGGCGCTGGCGTGGCTGGAGCACAGCTCGGCCTCCTACTTTGTTGAGTGGGAGCTGGTGGCCGCCAAAGCCAACTCGTGGCTGGAGCAGCAGGAGGTGCCCGAGGGCCGCACGCGGGGTACGCTCAAGGCGGCTGCCCGGCAGCTGTTCGTGCTCCTGCGGCACTGGGACGAGAACCTGGAGTTCAATATGCTCTGCTATAACCCGAATTATGTGtag
- the VWA5B1 gene encoding von Willebrand factor A domain-containing protein 5B1 isoform X1, with amino-acid sequence MPGLLNQITGAALPLTASDVTSFVSGYALGLTASLTYGNLEAQPFQGLFVYPLDEYTTVIGFEAVIADRVVTVQIKDKAKMDSGHFEGTRIRATTVTGNNLQEGVSVIPPSCTPGRVALDEDLERILFVVNLGTIAPMENVTIFVSTSSELPTLPSGAVRVLLPAVCTPTVPQFCTESMGPSTQQAQGKDKHCFGIRTLDSWNKLCLATLLDTDVSNPMEYEFNFQLEIRGPCLLAGVESPTHEIRADAAPSARSAKSIIITLANRHTFDRPVEILIHPSVGSPPHREDPAPKPRPPGIALTFGQVPRVDLISAEPHMPHVLMEKGDMTLGEFEQHLKGRMDFIKGMKKDSSAERQTEIIRKRLHKDIPHHSVIMLNFCPDLQSVQPNLRKTHGEFIFLIDRSGSMSGTNIHRVKDAMLVALKSLMPACLFNVIGFGSTFKTLFPSSQTYSEESVAMACDNIQRMRADMGGTNILSPLKWIIRQPVHRGHPRLLFLITDGAVNNTGKVLELVRNHAFSTRCYSFGIGPNVCHRLVRGLATVSKGSAEFLVEGERLQPKMIKSLKKAMAPVLSDVTVEWVFPETTEVLISPVSTSSLFPGERLVGYGIVCDASLYISHPRSDKRRRYSMLHSQGSSSSVFYHSQDEGPSPDGRNCAKSVGEHFNLRQPKDAQPSTRDSTTNPGLDFSQRRRAYSTNQITNHKPSPRAPTASDPTVPARRYPLRKAKLQDLTNQTSTDAPWWQIDLQHKNKPTTQKRRSRNKTNVHESLDRIKPLLNSGPDLSQGPKLRGPGARRPSLLPQGCQPSLASNQETHTWSPMKELDLGSNLKPASGSRSPGDLEPSHHPSTYETETSSDWEPPAGAETEEPINPGRPPTPGPVLGKAVVKGLRDSQRLQWEVTFELGPPGPERGRAHDADLWSETFHHLAARAIIRDFEQLAEREGEIEQGSSRRYQVNAVHTSKACNVISKYTAFVPVDMSKSRYLPTVVGYPNSGAAWRMVNSQVLTRQWRGPAAGFGPSQTLLGEDSAAGDGRFQNLYVEESPTAPFGETTSPGRDKYAAAEGPLRSLATNTLSSLKASETLFGSRLNLNKSRLLSRAAKGFLSKPLTKAPESTPGSQSFDYVPLVSLQLASGAFLLNQAFCEAIHIPMEKLKWTSPFTCHRVPLTARQPESKTPSPQLCTSLSARHPSCDGFSPEPLAEGKPGWEPRAVIEHTGKLWATVVALAWLEHSSASYFVEWELVAAKANSWLEQQEVPEGRTRGTLKAAARQLFVLLRHWDENLEFNMLCYNPNYV; translated from the exons GGAACAATCTGCAAGAGGGGGTCTCTGTCATCCCGCCTTCCTGCACACCAGGGAGGGTGGCTTTGGATGAGGATTTGGAGCGGATCCTGTTCGTGGTCAACCTGGGGACCATTGCGCCCATGGAGAACGTCACCATCTTCGTCAGCACCTCCTCGGAACTCCCAACGCTGCCCAGCGGGGCTGTGCGGGTCCTGCTGCCTGCTGTCTGCACCCCAACCGTGCCGCAGTTCTGCACCGAGAGCATGGGCCCCTCCACCCAACAGGCCCAAGG CAAAGACAAGCACTGCTTCGGCATCCGCACCCTGGATTCTTGGAACAAGCTGTGCCTGGCAACTCTCCTGGACACCGATGTGTCCAACCCCATGGAATACGAGTTCAACTTCCAGCTGGAGATCCGCGGGCCGTGCCTGCTCGCAG GGGTGGAGAGTCCCACCCATGAGATCCGAGCCGACGCTGCCCCGTCTGCACGATCCGCCAAGAGCATCATTATCAccttggccaacagacacaccTTCGACCGGCCCGTGGAGATCCTCATCCACCCCAGCG TCGGGAGTCCTCCCCATCGTGAAGATCCTGCTCCCAAACCAAGGCCCCCTGGCATTGCCCTCACATTCGGACAAGTGCCAAGAGTTGATCTCATCTCTGCAGAGCCCCACATGCCACACGTCCTGATGGAGAAAGGGGACATGACCCTGGGAGAGTTTGAACAGCACTTGAAGGGAAGAATGGATTTCATTAAAGGGATGAAGAAGGATAGCAGTGCAGAGAGACAG aCAGAAATCATCAGGAAACGCCTCCACAAGGACATTCCCCACCATTCTGTCATCATGCTCAACTTTTGCCCTGACCTCCAGTCAGTCCAGCCGAACCTGAGAAAGACCCATGGGGAGTTTATCTTCCTCATTGATCGGAGTGGCAGCATGAGTGGGACCAACATCCACCGCGTCAAG GATGCCATGCTGGTGGCTCTTAAGAGCCTCATGCCAGCCTGCCTCTTCAATGTCATTGGGTTTGGATCCACTTTTAAGACCCTCTTCCCTTCCAGTCAGACCTACAGTGAG GAGAGTGTGGCCATGGCCTGTGATAACATCCAGAGAATGCGTGCTGACATGGGTGGCACCAACATCCTTTCCCCACTCAAGTGGATCATCCGGCAGCCAGTGCACCGAGGCCACCCACGGCTTCTCTTCCTGATCACAGATGGTGCCGTCAACAACACTGGCAAGGTGCTAGAACTGGTGCGAAATCATGCCTTCTCCACCAG gtGCTATAGCTTTGGAATTGGACCCAACGTCTGCCACAGACTGGTGAGAGGGCTGGCAACTGTGTCCAAGGGCAGTGCTGAGTTTCTGGTGGAGGGGGAACGGCTACAACCGAAG ATGATCAAATCCCTGAAGAAGGCCATGGCCCCAGTCCTGAGTGATGTAACTGTGGAGTGGGTCTTCCCTGAGACCACCGAGGTCCTGATCTCGCCTGTCAGCACCAGCTCCCTCTTCCCCGGAGAGCGGCTGGTGGGATATGGCATTGTGTGTGATGCCTCTTTATACATCTCCCATCCCAGATCT gacAAGAGGAGACGATACAGCATGCTGCACTCTCAGGGGTCCAGCAGCTCCGTTTTCTACCACTCCCAGGATGAGGGGCCCAGCCCAGACGGCAGAAACTGTGCCAAGAGCGTGGGGGAACACTTCAACCTGAGGCAGCCCAAAGATGCCCAGCCATCCACCAGAGACTCCACCACTAATCCTG GTCTAGACTTCTCCCAGCGACGACGGGCATATAGCACCAACCAGATCACCAACCACAAGCCCTCCCCAAGGGCCCCCACAGCCAGTGATCCCACAGTGCCCGCCAGGAGATACCCACTTCGGAAAGCCAAGCTGCAGGACCTCACCAACCAGACCAGCACAGATGCCCCGTGGTGGCAGATTGATTTGCAG CACAAGAATAAACCCACAACACAGAAGAGAAggtccagaaataaaaccaatgtACATGAGAGCCTTGATAGGATAAAG CCCTTGTTGAACAGTGGTCCGGACCTGAGCCAGGGCCCCAAACTCCGGGGCCCAGGGGCCCGCAGACCCTCTCTGCTGCCCCAAGGCTGccagcccagcctggcctccAACCAAGAGACCCACACCTGGAGCCCCATGAAAGAGCTGGATCTTGGGTCTAACCTGAAGCCTGCCTCAGGCAGCCGTAGCCCCGGGGACCTGG AGCCGTCCCATCACCCTTCCACTTACGAGACGGAGACGTCCTCGGACTGGGAGCCCCCCGCCGGGGCTGAGACCGAGGAGCCCATCAACCCCGGCAGGCCGCCCACCCCAGGCCCGGTGCTGGGCAAGGCCGTGGTCAAGGGCTTGCGCGACAGCCAACGTTTGCAGTGGGAAGTGACCTTTGAGTTGGGGCCCCCCGGCCCGGAGCGGGGACGGGCACACGACGCCGACCTGTGGAGCGAGACCTTCCACCACCTGGCGGCCCGCGCTATCATCCGGGACTTTGAGCAGCTGGCGGAGCGCGAGGGCGAGATCGAGCAAG GGTCCAGCCGCCGCTACCAGGTAAACGCTGTGCACACCAGCAAAGCCTGCAACGTCATCAGCAAGTATACAGCCTTTGTGCCTGTGGACATGAGCAAAAGCCGCTACCTGCCCACCGTGGTGGGGTACCCCAACTCTG GTGCTGCGTGGCGGATGGTCAACTCTCAGGTCCTGACCCGCCAGTGGAGGGGCCCCGCTGCTGGCTTCGGACCGTCTCAGACCCTGCTTGGGGAAGACTCGGCAGCAGGAGATGGCAGATTCCAGAACCTCT ATGTGGAGGAAAGCCCCACGGCACCCTTTGGCGAGACCACGTCCCCGGGCCGCGACAAGTACGCTGCTGCTGAAG GTCCCCTGCGCAGTCTGGCCACCAATACCCTTTCTTCCTTGAAGGCCTCGGAGACTCTCTTTGGATCCAG GCTCAATCTGAACAAGTCTCGGCTGCTGAGTCGAGCAGCCAAGGGCTTCCTGAGCAAGCCACTGACTAAGGCTCCGGAGTCAACCCCGGGGAGCCAGAGCTTCGACTACGTCCCGCTG GTGTCTCTGCAGCTGGCCTCCGGAGCCTTCCTGCTCAACCAAGCCTTCTGCGAGGCCATCCACATCCCCATGGAGAAGCTCAAGTGGACCTCGCCCTTCACCTGCCACCGAGTGCCCCTCACTGCCCGCCAGCCTGAGTCTAAGACCCCAAGTCCCCAGCTGTGCACCAGCCTCTCGGCCCGGCACCCCTCCTGTGACGGCTTCTCCCCGGAGCCTCTGGCAGAGGGCAAGCCGGGCTGGGAACCCAGGGCTGTCATAGAACACACAGGGAAGCTGTGGGCCACGGTGGTGGCGCTGGCGTGGCTGGAGCACAGCTCGGCCTCCTACTTTGTTGAGTGGGAGCTGGTGGCCGCCAAAGCCAACTCGTGGCTGGAGCAGCAGGAGGTGCCCGAGGGCCGCACGCGGGGTACGCTCAAGGCGGCTGCCCGGCAGCTGTTCGTGCTCCTGCGGCACTGGGACGAGAACCTGGAGTTCAATATGCTCTGCTATAACCCGAATTATGTGtag